One window of Brachybacterium ginsengisoli genomic DNA carries:
- a CDS encoding LpqB family beta-propeller domain-containing protein yields MRPARRDVLRVAGAAAVLGLGAACARIPTDSPVSSKALTGQTQPGAPYVRALPPAEGATAVEVAAGFVQAGVGSEEDFAVARHYLTAEASAAWNPDAMITIFSGSQELTVKKAGEDQLVIVLQAVALIDENGVRSTLAGPASREVEFAVEEVDGEWRLSEVPDGIFLSEATFETLYSAARLYFLDTRERHLVPDHRWFPVRRGASAVLEALVAGPSPFLEGAVTNRVPRTSGVAEAVSSTGPDGTTQIMVPAAVARLDLVNRTRALSQMEASLRSLRSLSGVRLMLDGQDVALDEDHRVERALPGHRPIAAGATGVISLADPDASAAAPQLVPDLSSLEISSPAIAQDGVLAAALDTEGSSVLIATTDGSLPLREAATGGSFVAPRVDDAGYVWTSIRSSPGALLALSGEGSDRDAKVDAPWLIGREIRGLDIAADATRMIVLSSDSAGSRVDLCAVVRDEHGVPSSLTDPRTVRVFLTDIQQILWYDEVALLMLGTEPTAGERRAQILDLSGSRESLPTLAVGTHRVAGSVVAEAVWAGTVDDRLLRSDGDGWTPVEQEGHDPGFY; encoded by the coding sequence ATGAGGCCTGCACGACGCGATGTGCTGCGCGTGGCGGGTGCGGCCGCGGTGCTGGGTCTGGGGGCCGCCTGTGCGCGCATCCCCACCGATTCCCCGGTCTCGAGCAAGGCGCTGACGGGGCAGACCCAGCCCGGCGCGCCCTACGTCCGCGCGCTCCCGCCGGCCGAGGGGGCGACGGCCGTGGAGGTCGCGGCCGGGTTCGTGCAGGCAGGTGTCGGCTCCGAGGAGGACTTCGCGGTGGCCCGGCACTACCTCACCGCGGAGGCCTCTGCCGCCTGGAACCCCGATGCGATGATCACGATCTTCTCGGGCAGCCAGGAGCTGACGGTGAAGAAGGCCGGGGAGGACCAGCTCGTGATCGTCCTCCAGGCCGTCGCGCTGATCGACGAGAACGGTGTGCGCAGCACTCTCGCAGGGCCCGCCTCCCGTGAGGTGGAGTTCGCGGTCGAGGAGGTCGACGGCGAGTGGCGGCTGAGCGAAGTGCCCGACGGGATCTTCCTGTCCGAAGCGACCTTCGAGACGCTGTACTCCGCCGCCCGCCTCTACTTCCTCGACACGCGGGAGCGGCACCTGGTGCCCGATCATCGCTGGTTCCCGGTCCGTCGCGGTGCCTCGGCCGTGCTCGAGGCGCTCGTCGCGGGGCCGTCCCCCTTCCTCGAGGGAGCCGTGACGAACCGGGTTCCCCGCACGTCCGGCGTCGCCGAGGCGGTCAGCTCCACCGGTCCCGACGGCACCACCCAGATCATGGTGCCCGCCGCGGTCGCCCGTCTGGACCTCGTCAACCGCACCCGCGCGCTCTCCCAGATGGAGGCCTCGCTGCGCTCGCTGCGCTCCCTCTCGGGGGTGCGCCTCATGCTCGACGGGCAGGACGTCGCCCTCGACGAGGACCACCGGGTCGAGCGCGCGCTGCCCGGGCATCGGCCGATCGCCGCGGGTGCCACGGGGGTCATCTCGCTCGCGGACCCCGACGCCTCCGCTGCGGCCCCGCAGCTGGTGCCGGACCTCTCCTCGCTCGAGATCTCCTCGCCGGCGATCGCCCAGGACGGAGTGCTCGCCGCGGCGCTGGACACCGAGGGATCCAGCGTGCTGATCGCCACCACGGACGGGTCGCTGCCCCTGCGCGAGGCCGCGACAGGAGGATCCTTCGTGGCGCCCCGGGTGGATGACGCCGGGTACGTCTGGACCTCCATCCGCTCGAGCCCCGGGGCCCTGCTCGCGCTGTCGGGCGAGGGGTCCGATCGCGACGCGAAGGTCGACGCTCCCTGGCTCATCGGCCGGGAGATCCGGGGGCTGGACATCGCGGCGGACGCGACACGGATGATCGTGCTCTCCTCGGACAGCGCGGGGTCCAGGGTGGACCTGTGCGCCGTGGTGCGGGATGAGCACGGCGTCCCCTCCTCGCTCACCGATCCGAGGACCGTGCGCGTCTTCCTCACCGACATCCAGCAGATCCTCTGGTACGACGAGGTGGCTCTGCTCATGCTCGGCACCGAGCCGACGGCGGGGGAGCGGCGGGCGCAGATCCTCGACCTCTCCGGCAGTCGGGAGTCCCTGCCCACTCTCGCCGTCGGCACCCACCGCGTCGCCGGTTCCGTCGTGGCGGAGGCGGTGTGGGCGGGCACCGTCGACGATCGGCTGCTGCGCAGCGACGGCGACGGCTGGACCCCGGTCGAGCAGGAGGGCCACGACCCGGGGTTCTACTGA
- a CDS encoding ComF family protein, with the protein MEIDGGWIAPLREVVAQTCALVAPRQCPCGDEGAWLCRDCAGLLEVAPCRVESSCDALQVLSAARVREELHGDVLLPAGVDHTPLLPVLALGEYGGNLQRLVLAWKNGGMMHLGARLGPALAPAVRELADAAGVGDPGLVPVPSRRGARLRRGEDHTSELVRSIVRAGAGRALLLPARPTTSQDGQGARQRRTRRIRLDGRRARAAGRRRQQVIIVDDVVTTGATLRGMHDALTAAGMEVLGAVVVAAARIPSPEAAPHRSG; encoded by the coding sequence ATGGAGATCGACGGGGGATGGATCGCACCGCTGCGGGAGGTGGTCGCCCAGACCTGCGCGCTGGTCGCGCCGAGGCAGTGTCCCTGCGGTGACGAGGGCGCCTGGCTGTGCCGGGACTGCGCGGGCCTGCTGGAGGTCGCCCCGTGTCGGGTCGAGAGCAGCTGCGACGCCCTGCAGGTGCTCAGCGCGGCGAGGGTCCGCGAGGAGCTGCACGGCGATGTGCTCCTGCCCGCCGGCGTGGACCACACCCCGCTGCTGCCGGTGCTCGCGCTGGGCGAGTACGGCGGGAACCTGCAGCGCCTCGTCCTGGCCTGGAAGAACGGCGGGATGATGCATCTCGGAGCGCGGCTGGGACCGGCGCTGGCGCCGGCCGTGAGGGAGCTCGCGGACGCCGCAGGGGTCGGAGACCCGGGGCTCGTCCCCGTCCCGTCCCGGCGCGGCGCACGGCTGCGGCGCGGTGAGGACCACACCTCCGAGCTGGTGCGATCGATCGTGCGCGCCGGCGCCGGGCGCGCCCTGCTGCTCCCGGCCCGACCCACCACCTCCCAGGACGGCCAGGGCGCCCGTCAGCGACGGACCCGACGGATCCGTCTGGACGGGAGGAGGGCGCGGGCTGCGGGACGTCGCCGGCAGCAGGTGATCATCGTCGACGACGTCGTGACCACCGGCGCCACCCTGCGCGGGATGCATGACGCGCTCACGGCGGCCGGCATGGAGGTGCTCGGCGCGGTGGTGGTCGCCGCGGCGCGGATCCCGTCCCCGGAGGCCGCGCCGCACCGGTCCGGATGA
- the hpf gene encoding ribosome hibernation-promoting factor, HPF/YfiA family yields MEINVVGRHMDVPDRFRRHLTDKLDKVTQFAPAALRVDVEISQEKNPRQAELSDRVELTVHENGSVIRSEARADDLFGALDIAYGKLLERLRRARDRRKDHRRGRDKAHQETGASLRTMPADQDLPAPLQEESAEPEPERETEVGAAVGGNEIDLAEAGSPVVIRKKKHPATPMSIDDALNRMELVGHDFFLFVDADSGSPKVVYRRKGWNYGIIELESELTA; encoded by the coding sequence ATGGAGATCAATGTCGTCGGACGCCACATGGACGTCCCGGATCGTTTCCGTCGTCATCTCACCGACAAGCTCGACAAGGTCACCCAGTTCGCCCCCGCGGCTCTGCGCGTGGATGTCGAGATCTCACAGGAGAAGAACCCCCGACAGGCCGAGCTCAGCGACCGGGTCGAGCTCACCGTGCACGAGAACGGTTCTGTCATCCGTTCCGAGGCACGAGCGGACGACCTCTTCGGTGCGCTGGACATCGCCTACGGCAAGCTCCTCGAGAGGCTCCGGCGCGCACGCGACCGCCGCAAGGACCACCGCCGCGGCCGCGACAAGGCGCACCAGGAGACCGGAGCGAGCCTGCGCACCATGCCCGCCGATCAGGACCTTCCCGCACCCCTCCAGGAAGAGTCGGCGGAACCCGAACCGGAGCGCGAGACCGAGGTCGGCGCCGCCGTGGGCGGGAACGAGATCGATCTGGCCGAGGCCGGCAGCCCGGTCGTCATCCGGAAGAAGAAGCATCCTGCGACACCGATGAGCATCGACGACGCGCTGAATCGGATGGAGCTCGTGGGACATGACTTCTTCCTCTTCGTCGACGCCGACTCGGGCAGCCCCAAGGTGGTCTACCGCCGCAAGGGCTGGAACTACGGCATCATCGAGCTGGAGTCCGAGCTGACCGCCTGA
- a CDS encoding winged helix-turn-helix domain-containing protein translates to MSQTITWTRARRIALRAQGMGRARRSEPATAASSRRALERTLERTHMLQIDSVSVFARAHHLPVFTRTGLWDPSVLDRAVRPGPRRMLRECLAHEATYAVPEVHHLLDFRRRAVSERDWGVVREIATSSPHLFTEIKQVLADIGPASAAAVSQHLGDTDRGEGWGWRRTSTQWAVEYLFRTGELDCVGRSAQFERLYSIATDDRSAPDRESSLRELVERAARSLGIAEPSSLADYFRLRAGDIAPAVAELVAQGRLEQVTVTHPAGDVPMLLHHEAPAPTPLNVAALVSPFDPIVFHRPRLSRLFDVEYRIGIYTPAAKRTTGYYSLLFLLGDLIPARVDLRADRARGVLEVRGTYREPLPHLPARQRPQDRAIAEALAGELRRAALWQGLEEIEVLTGPGTGELSSALEAEVRAGADIA, encoded by the coding sequence ATGAGCCAGACCATCACCTGGACCCGTGCACGTCGGATCGCCCTGCGTGCGCAGGGGATGGGCCGGGCGCGCCGCAGCGAACCGGCGACCGCGGCGAGCAGCCGCCGCGCCCTCGAGCGCACCCTCGAACGCACCCACATGCTCCAGATCGACTCGGTCAGCGTGTTCGCCCGGGCCCATCACCTGCCCGTGTTCACCCGCACCGGTCTCTGGGACCCGTCCGTCCTGGACAGAGCGGTCCGTCCCGGTCCGCGACGCATGCTGCGGGAGTGCCTCGCCCACGAGGCCACCTACGCCGTCCCCGAGGTCCACCACCTGCTGGACTTCCGCCGCCGCGCCGTCTCCGAGCGGGACTGGGGCGTCGTGCGGGAGATCGCGACCTCCTCACCGCATCTCTTCACCGAGATCAAGCAGGTGCTGGCCGACATCGGTCCCGCGAGTGCGGCAGCTGTCTCGCAGCATCTGGGGGACACCGACCGCGGTGAGGGCTGGGGCTGGCGGCGCACCTCGACCCAGTGGGCCGTGGAGTACCTCTTCCGCACCGGCGAGCTGGACTGCGTGGGCCGCTCCGCGCAGTTCGAGCGGCTGTACTCCATCGCGACGGACGACCGCTCCGCCCCGGATCGGGAGTCCTCCCTGCGGGAGCTGGTCGAACGGGCTGCCCGCTCGCTGGGCATCGCCGAGCCCTCCTCCCTGGCGGACTACTTCCGCCTCCGCGCCGGGGACATCGCTCCGGCCGTCGCGGAGCTGGTCGCGCAGGGCCGGCTGGAGCAGGTCACGGTGACGCATCCTGCCGGGGACGTCCCGATGCTCCTGCACCACGAGGCCCCGGCTCCCACCCCGCTGAACGTCGCCGCGCTCGTCAGCCCCTTCGACCCGATCGTCTTCCACCGGCCCCGGCTGTCCCGTCTGTTCGACGTGGAGTATCGCATCGGCATCTACACCCCGGCCGCGAAGCGCACCACCGGCTACTACTCCCTCCTCTTCCTCCTCGGGGACCTGATCCCCGCCCGCGTGGATCTGCGCGCGGACCGCGCCCGCGGGGTGCTCGAGGTGCGCGGCACCTATCGGGAGCCGCTGCCCCACCTCCCGGCGCGCCAGCGGCCGCAGGACCGCGCGATCGCGGAGGCCCTCGCCGGGGAGCTGCGTCGAGCCGCCCTCTGGCAGGGGCTCGAGGAGATCGAGGTCCTCACCGGTCCGGGCACCGGTGAGCTCTCGAGCGCGCTCGAGGCGGAGGTCCGTGCCGGAGCCGACATCGCGTGA
- the secA gene encoding preprotein translocase subunit SecA: MVNLFDKILRAGEGRELRRLAAIAQRVGEAEDVFTELTDEELRAETGHFRERLEDGESLDDLQVEAFAAVREAALRTLGQRPYDVQIMGGAALHRGRIAEMKTGEGKTLVATLPAYLNALAGKGVHIVTVNDYLAGYQSDLMGRVFRFLGLTTGVIKSGMTPVERREQYAADITYGTNNEFGFDYLRDNMSLSPEDRVQRGHFFAVVDEVDSILIDEARTPLIISGPGSGDANKWFSEFSKVVKLLRKDRDYEVDEKKRTVGVLESGIDKVEDHLGIDNLYESLNTPLIGFLNNAIKAKELFKRDKDYVVLNGEVMIVDEHTGRILAGRRYNEGMHQAIEAKEGVKIKAENQTLATITLQNYFKLYEKLSGMTGTAETEAAEFMNTYSLGVVPIPTHRDMQRTDEPDRIYRTEKAKFDAVVEDIVERHEAGQPVLVGTTSVEKSEYLGKLLTAQGVKHEVLNAKNHAGEAAIVAMAGAKGAVTVATNMAGRGTDIMLGGNVEFMAHAELEKRGLDPEEDQEAYEAAWDDELERAKSAVAEQHDEVVELGGLYVLGTERHESRRIDNQLRGRSGRQGDPGESRFYLSLQDDLMRLFNSGAAESLLARGGVEESIPLTGRMVSGAIQRAQNSIESRNAEIRKNVLKYDDVLTKQRKKFYEERSRILEGEDLDEHITRFVEEVIGGTVDAHTKGKTAEDVDLEELWGALRPAYPVSLTADELIEEVGGKENLEAGVLKEEILADAQVAYDKRREELGEEGMRQLQRRVLLSVLDRRWREHLYEMDYLKEGIGLRAMAQRDPLIEYEREGHLMFNDMMAGVKEDVVGYVYHLEVQVEKADPVVPKAVSDLLRGASTAARRAVEAAAGSTAASAEKDAEAPTPDVEAEGAPSESVAGTTGAEEDASDDPAADGDASEDEDEDPLAQENSVVLHAKGLDDGPAGRQLRYSSAEGSGVQDASTLSRAQRRHRARHHSDGAETAAHDTVQDKPEGAPQGDGQNRAQRRRKRRRG, from the coding sequence GTGGTCAACCTCTTCGACAAGATCCTGCGCGCCGGCGAAGGCCGGGAACTGCGCAGGCTCGCCGCCATCGCCCAGCGAGTGGGGGAGGCAGAGGACGTCTTCACGGAGCTCACCGACGAGGAGCTCCGCGCCGAGACGGGCCATTTCCGGGAGCGTCTCGAGGACGGCGAGAGCCTCGATGACCTCCAGGTCGAGGCCTTCGCGGCCGTGCGCGAGGCGGCTCTGCGCACCCTGGGCCAGCGCCCCTACGACGTGCAGATCATGGGCGGCGCGGCGCTGCATCGCGGCCGCATCGCGGAGATGAAGACCGGAGAGGGCAAGACCCTGGTCGCGACCCTCCCGGCCTATCTCAACGCGCTCGCCGGCAAGGGCGTCCACATCGTGACGGTGAACGACTACCTCGCCGGCTACCAGAGCGACCTGATGGGTCGCGTCTTCCGCTTCCTGGGCCTGACCACGGGCGTCATCAAGTCCGGCATGACCCCGGTGGAGCGTCGCGAGCAGTACGCGGCGGACATCACCTACGGCACGAACAACGAGTTCGGCTTCGACTATCTCCGCGACAACATGTCCCTCTCCCCGGAGGATCGGGTCCAGCGCGGCCACTTCTTCGCCGTGGTCGACGAGGTCGACTCGATCCTCATCGACGAGGCGCGCACGCCGCTGATCATCTCCGGACCCGGCTCCGGTGACGCCAACAAGTGGTTCAGCGAGTTCTCCAAGGTCGTGAAGCTCCTGCGCAAGGACCGCGACTACGAGGTCGACGAGAAGAAGCGCACCGTGGGCGTGCTCGAGTCCGGCATCGACAAGGTCGAGGACCACCTCGGCATCGACAACCTCTACGAGTCCCTCAACACGCCGCTGATCGGCTTCCTCAACAACGCCATCAAGGCGAAGGAGCTGTTCAAGCGCGACAAGGACTACGTGGTCCTCAACGGCGAGGTGATGATCGTCGACGAGCACACCGGCCGCATCCTCGCCGGTCGCCGCTACAACGAGGGCATGCACCAGGCCATCGAGGCCAAGGAGGGGGTGAAGATCAAGGCGGAGAACCAGACCCTCGCCACGATCACCCTCCAGAACTACTTCAAGCTCTACGAGAAGCTCTCCGGCATGACCGGCACCGCCGAGACCGAGGCCGCCGAGTTCATGAACACCTACTCGCTCGGCGTGGTCCCGATCCCCACGCATCGGGACATGCAGCGCACGGACGAGCCCGATCGCATCTACCGCACCGAGAAGGCCAAGTTCGACGCCGTCGTCGAGGACATCGTCGAGCGGCACGAGGCGGGCCAGCCCGTCCTGGTCGGCACCACGAGCGTCGAGAAGTCCGAGTACCTGGGCAAGCTGCTGACCGCCCAGGGCGTGAAGCACGAGGTGCTCAACGCCAAGAACCATGCCGGGGAGGCCGCGATCGTGGCGATGGCCGGCGCCAAGGGCGCGGTCACCGTGGCGACCAACATGGCCGGCCGAGGCACCGACATCATGCTCGGCGGCAACGTCGAGTTCATGGCCCATGCGGAGCTCGAGAAGCGCGGCCTGGACCCGGAGGAGGACCAGGAGGCCTACGAGGCGGCCTGGGACGACGAGCTCGAGCGGGCCAAGAGCGCCGTGGCCGAGCAGCATGACGAGGTGGTCGAGCTCGGCGGCCTGTACGTGCTGGGCACCGAGCGCCACGAGTCCCGCCGCATCGACAACCAGCTGCGCGGTCGCTCCGGCCGACAGGGCGACCCGGGCGAGTCCCGCTTCTACCTCTCGCTGCAGGATGACCTGATGCGCCTGTTCAACTCGGGCGCGGCGGAGTCGCTGCTGGCCCGAGGCGGCGTGGAGGAGTCGATCCCGCTCACCGGCCGGATGGTCTCCGGAGCGATCCAGCGTGCGCAGAACTCCATCGAGTCGCGCAACGCCGAGATCCGCAAGAACGTCCTGAAGTACGACGACGTCCTGACCAAGCAGCGCAAGAAGTTCTACGAGGAGCGGTCGCGGATCCTCGAGGGCGAGGACCTCGACGAGCACATCACGCGCTTCGTCGAGGAGGTCATCGGCGGCACCGTCGACGCCCACACCAAGGGGAAGACCGCGGAGGACGTCGACCTCGAGGAGCTCTGGGGTGCGCTGCGCCCCGCGTACCCGGTCTCGCTGACCGCGGACGAGCTGATCGAGGAAGTGGGCGGCAAGGAGAACCTCGAGGCGGGTGTCCTCAAGGAGGAGATCCTCGCGGATGCTCAGGTCGCCTACGACAAGCGCCGCGAGGAGCTCGGCGAGGAGGGGATGCGGCAGCTGCAGCGCCGCGTCTTGCTCTCGGTGCTGGACCGCCGCTGGCGAGAGCACCTCTACGAGATGGACTACCTCAAGGAGGGCATCGGGCTGCGCGCGATGGCGCAGCGCGACCCGCTCATCGAGTACGAGCGCGAGGGCCACCTCATGTTCAACGACATGATGGCTGGGGTGAAGGAGGACGTGGTCGGCTACGTCTACCACCTCGAGGTCCAGGTCGAGAAGGCCGACCCGGTGGTGCCCAAGGCCGTCAGCGACCTGCTGCGTGGCGCGAGCACCGCGGCCCGCCGTGCGGTCGAGGCCGCCGCGGGATCGACGGCGGCGTCGGCGGAGAAGGATGCCGAGGCCCCGACTCCCGACGTGGAGGCGGAGGGTGCGCCCTCCGAGTCCGTCGCCGGGACGACCGGCGCGGAGGAGGACGCGAGCGACGACCCTGCGGCCGACGGCGACGCTTCCGAGGACGAGGACGAGGACCCGCTCGCCCAGGAGAACTCGGTGGTGCTGCATGCCAAGGGCCTGGACGACGGTCCTGCGGGACGCCAGCTGCGCTACAGCTCGGCCGAGGGGAGCGGCGTGCAGGACGCCTCGACCCTGTCGCGGGCCCAGCGCCGTCACCGTGCACGTCATCACTCGGACGGGGCGGAGACCGCCGCGCACGACACGGTGCAGGACAAGCCCGAGGGTGCTCCCCAGGGTGATGGCCAGAACCGTGCCCAGCGTCGCAGGAAGCGCCGCCGGGGCTGA
- a CDS encoding Rv3235 family protein, producing the protein MTTTDQRTAQSVAGATAFAPEDPRSVEALVAPVARRAIEIVRDMRPENSLARLVTPEVGQNLARRASLTRRLRATTGYAPQRQMMVTGVRICVVNQQTVEASCVLREPDRARFLAMRWELRHTGWRVTVLEIG; encoded by the coding sequence ATGACCACCACCGACCAGCGCACCGCCCAGTCCGTCGCCGGTGCGACAGCCTTCGCCCCGGAGGACCCTCGCTCCGTCGAGGCGCTGGTCGCACCCGTGGCGCGCCGTGCCATCGAGATCGTGCGCGACATGCGGCCCGAGAACTCGCTGGCGCGCCTCGTGACCCCGGAGGTGGGGCAGAACCTCGCGCGTCGCGCCTCGCTGACGCGCCGGCTGCGCGCGACCACCGGCTATGCGCCGCAACGCCAGATGATGGTCACGGGCGTGCGGATCTGCGTGGTCAACCAGCAGACGGTCGAGGCCAGCTGCGTGCTGCGCGAGCCCGACCGTGCACGATTCCTGGCGATGCGGTGGGAGCTGCGCCATACGGGCTGGCGCGTGACCGTGCTGGAGATCGGCTGA
- a CDS encoding LysM peptidoglycan-binding domain-containing protein, whose amino-acid sequence MIAAASAAAMGLAIPTLHDLLESSQGHETLIAWVLLGLAVMGTLLCAYLALVWGLAVMILLAGPASRTGAAVLVMLRVLAPRLARRLVGGAAVATATTALTLAPGLAAQDSLSTGPDLEPAPLTQSAELDAGGTEPADTAAEASAPEGGAAERPDTSPRLPPLGWDGDPGTSPAGAASGGSDVASGSGTSGPSTGAPTSRGPAQLPVRTVVVDRGDSLWSISDELLGPAPSDPEDIAAAWPLLHEANRDLLGEDPDLLEPGQELTVPSALTPQDTP is encoded by the coding sequence GTGATCGCGGCGGCCAGCGCCGCCGCGATGGGCCTGGCGATCCCCACCCTGCATGACCTGCTGGAGTCCTCCCAGGGGCACGAGACCCTGATCGCCTGGGTGCTGCTCGGCCTCGCCGTGATGGGCACTCTGCTGTGCGCCTATCTGGCGCTGGTCTGGGGACTCGCGGTGATGATCCTGCTCGCCGGCCCAGCCAGCCGGACCGGTGCCGCCGTGCTGGTCATGCTGCGGGTGCTCGCGCCCCGACTGGCTCGCCGCCTCGTGGGTGGAGCGGCGGTGGCCACGGCGACCACGGCCCTCACCCTGGCACCCGGCCTGGCCGCTCAGGACTCCTTGTCGACCGGTCCCGATCTCGAGCCGGCTCCCCTCACCCAGTCTGCAGAGCTCGACGCGGGCGGGACCGAGCCCGCTGACACCGCAGCCGAGGCGTCGGCCCCGGAGGGCGGCGCCGCCGAGCGACCTGACACCTCTCCTCGCCTGCCGCCTCTGGGCTGGGACGGAGATCCGGGGACGTCCCCGGCGGGAGCTGCTTCCGGGGGCTCAGACGTGGCGTCCGGCTCCGGCACCTCTGGACCGTCGACAGGCGCCCCGACCTCCCGCGGACCGGCTCAGCTGCCGGTGCGCACCGTCGTCGTCGACCGCGGGGACAGCCTGTGGAGCATCTCGGACGAGCTCCTGGGGCCCGCGCCGTCGGATCCCGAGGACATCGCCGCCGCCTGGCCGCTGCTGCACGAGGCCAACCGTGACCTCCTCGGCGAAGATCCGGACCTCCTCGAGCCCGGACAGGAACTCACCGTCCCCTCCGCACTGACCCCTCAGGACACGCCATGA
- a CDS encoding helix-turn-helix domain-containing protein: MPPRFVPLSDVAETLCISASQAYALVRSGELRAIKVGGRGQWRVETTELESYIQRSYKATETLLEEERRQERAKADGAR, from the coding sequence ATGCCACCTCGTTTCGTGCCGCTCAGCGACGTCGCGGAGACGCTCTGCATCTCCGCCTCGCAGGCGTACGCCCTGGTGCGCTCCGGCGAGCTCCGGGCGATCAAGGTCGGTGGCCGTGGACAGTGGCGCGTCGAGACCACGGAGCTCGAGTCGTACATCCAGCGCAGCTACAAGGCCACGGAGACCCTTCTCGAGGAGGAGCGTCGCCAGGAGCGTGCGAAGGCCGACGGAGCTCGCTGA
- a CDS encoding SAF domain-containing protein: MVGATAAMMRLRTPRWKDPRLIVGIVLVVASVLMGAVLVSRLSETTSVLIARSAIVPGDTISAEDLVAVELRLGEQTDRYLGSVDAIPEGSVALRTIHPGELVPMSAVGQSEEVQLRPVVIPVDASVAESVVPGATVELWHTAPTTEDGTEMRARMLVPDAVVRSVDEGSTLGMQKMSVEVLVPSDSLGEVLEVLSQDQQLDVIGIPGAHGLAP, from the coding sequence ATGGTGGGGGCCACTGCAGCGATGATGAGACTGCGCACGCCGCGATGGAAGGATCCGCGGCTGATCGTCGGAATCGTCCTCGTGGTGGCCAGCGTGCTGATGGGGGCGGTGCTCGTCTCCCGTCTCTCGGAGACGACCTCCGTGCTCATCGCCCGGTCGGCGATCGTCCCGGGCGACACGATCAGCGCGGAGGACCTCGTCGCCGTCGAGCTGCGTCTCGGCGAGCAGACGGATCGCTATCTGGGAAGCGTCGACGCGATCCCGGAGGGATCCGTCGCCCTGCGCACGATCCACCCCGGCGAGCTCGTGCCGATGTCGGCGGTCGGGCAGTCGGAGGAGGTCCAGCTCCGGCCGGTGGTGATCCCGGTGGATGCATCGGTCGCGGAGTCCGTCGTGCCCGGGGCGACGGTGGAGCTCTGGCACACCGCGCCGACCACGGAGGACGGCACGGAGATGCGAGCACGGATGCTCGTCCCTGATGCCGTGGTGCGCAGCGTGGACGAGGGCAGCACCTTGGGGATGCAGAAGATGTCCGTCGAGGTGCTGGTGCCCAGCGACAGCCTCGGCGAGGTGCTCGAGGTCCTCTCGCAGGATCAGCAGCTGGATGTCATCGGCATCCCGGGAGCCCACGGACTCGCCCCGTGA